TAACCAAGAAGAGTACATAGCGTCCGGAATACTTGAACTGTATGCCGCCGGCGCCTTAAGCCCTGCAGAGCAGCAGGAGGTAGAGCAGGTGGCCGCAGCTTCGCCTGAGGTGCGTTACGCCTTAGATGAGGCGCTCGTTGCCATGGAAGGGTATGCCCGCGCCCATGCCGTTACACCGAATCCTGCCTTAAAAAATCGCATCATACAACAAATAGAAGACCAGCAGCTGGAAAGAGAAGCCATGGCTGCTGAGGTGCGTCCACTATACGGGGAGCAGGAAAGCTCGCCTTATAAGTGGATGTTTGCGGCCAGCATTACCCTGTTTCTGCTTTCGGGGGTCTTGAGCTTTTATTTTTACAGCAGGTGGCAAACCGCTGAAAACCGCCTGGCCCAGGCTGAGGCGCAGGAGCAGCTGCTGGCGCAGAACTTTAATACGGTGTCGCAGCGTGTGGCGCAGCAGGAGCGGCTGGTGCGCTTGCTGCGCGATGAGAATTACCGCCCCGTAAAACTGCAGGGCGTGGAGGCGCACCCAGAGGCAAACGCCATTGTGTACTGGAACCCAAGCCAGCAGAATGTGTTTATCGACCAGGGGCAGTTGCCTGCTCCACCGGCAGGGCGCCAGTACCAACTATGGGCGCTGCTAGATGGCAAGCCCATCGATGCCGGTATGTTGCAGCAGGATGCTCAGGCGAACCTGCAGCAAATGAAGCAGGTTGGTGCGGCACAGGCCTTTGCCATTACGCTGGAGCCAGAGGGCGGCAGTGTGAATCCGACCATGGAGCAACTGTATGTACTGGGCGAAGTGCAGTCATAATACATCAAATTTCATTTTGAAGAAACACCTCGTACTGTTGGCAATCATGTGGCTTCCGTTGCTGCAGGCCTGCGGCCAGGCGCCGGATAAGGCGTATGCACTGATGCTGAAAGGGCTTTACAACAATACCGTGCCGGTTGTCGCACCAACAGACCTGTACTCCATACTTGCCTCTGAAGAAAAAAAGCCCCTGCTGCTGGACACGCGCCAGCTGGCTGAGTACAAGGTGAGCCATCTCGCTGGCGCCAGGTTTGCAAACTACGATACGTTTGAGGCCACTCAATTAAAAAATCTTCCAAAGGACCATCCTATTGTTGTGTACTGCTCTGTGGGCTACCGAAGTGAGCAGGTAGGGGAGAAACTAAGAAAGGCAGGGTTCACAAATGTACAAAACCTGTACGGCGGGATCTTTGGATGGGTAAACCAAGGCTATCCCGTTTATGATTCCGAAGGAAAGACTACGAAAGTGCACGCTTACTCCAGAGCATGGGGCGTGTGGTTGAAAAAAGGGGAGAAAGTGTATGACAAGTAAAAAACTCCTGCTGCTGTTTGTCCGCAACCCAGAACTGGGCAAGGTAAAGACACGTCTGGCGGCTACTGTCGGCGATGAAAAGGCACTGGAAATTTACATGAAACTGCTGCAGCATACCCGTGATGTAACCGAAGCACTGCCGGTGCATAAACGGGTATATTATGCAGATAAAGTAACCGCAAACGATCTCTGGCCAAACGATATCTATCAAAAGGAAGTGCAGCCAGCAGGGGATCTGGGCCATAAAATGCAGGCTGCCTTTGCCGAGGGTTTCGCCGATGGCTATACTTCTATTGTGATCATCGGGAGTGACTGCCTGCAGCTGACGCAGCAAACTGTGGAAGAGGCATACCAGCAGCTGGAGAAGCAGGAAGTGGTGGTTGGCCCTGCGAGGGATGGCGGCTATTACCTGTTGGGCATGAACTGCCTGCACCCGCAACTCTTCCAGAACAAGCGCTGGAGCACGGCACACGTTTTCCCCGATACCCTACAAGACCTGGAGCAACTGGAACTAAGCTATGCACTGCTTCCTGTACTCTCGGACATAGATTATGCCGAGGATCTTAACGAGGAATTGCTGCGGTAGCAAGTATAAATAGCCTGGGATAGCGCAGGTTTAGGGGTTGTGCAACACGATAGCCTCACTTAAATTTGCAGCTTGTAAAGCCATAGTTAAAAGGCACAGTTTCGGGTTAGTTTATTTCAGCTTTTGAAACAAGCCTGCACGGCTTCTGTTAACCTTTTTTGGGTTGAAATCCTTTCATTGAATCAATTCATGCATATCATACAGCCAAGTACCCTTTCCTTTCTGTCTGACCTTGCCGAGCACAACACGCGCGAGTGGTTTGGTGAGCACAAGCAGCGCTACGATGCCGCACGCAAAGATTTTATCTGTTTTCTGGATGAACTGCTGCAGGAAGTGCAGTTGTTTGAGCCTGCCGCCCACAACCAGCAGGGAAAAGACCTCGTGTTTCGGATTTACCGCGATGTGCGCTTCTCGAATGACAAGCGGCCTTACAAAGATCATTTTGGCGCTTATATCACGGAGGGCGGGCGCAAGTCTACACTACCGGGCTACTACCTGCACCTGGCTGGCAAGAACCAGTCTTTTGTGGCAGGTGGCCTTTGGTACCCGCCAGCAGACCAATTAAAAGCCGTGCGGCAGGAGCTGGACTATAATCTGGAGGAGTTTAAGGCGATTGTGGAGGCAAAGGAGTTCACCAGCCGCTTTGGCGCGGTGCAGGGAGAGCAACTGAAAACCACGCCGAAAGGCTACGACAAAGAAAACCCGGCCATACATTACCTGCGCTTCAAAAGCTGGAACGGCATCATGCCGCTTTCGGACGAAACGGTGCTAAGTGCAGGTTTTATGCAGGAAGTGGTAAATGCCTTTAAAGCCCTGAAGCCCCTGAACGATTTTCTGGTTCAGCCGCTAAAGGATATGGGTAAAGCGGAGTAGGCTGCTCCAACACAACGCTTTCAGTTCAAATCAAAAGCATCCACCTCTTTCACTCCGCCCACGGCCAAGTCGCCCAGGTGCGTGTGCCCGATGCGCACCCGGATCAGGCGCAGTGTCGGGAAACCAACGGCAGCGGTCATTTTTCGGACCTGCCTGTTCTTGCCCTCCGTTACGGTAATGGAAACCCAGCTGGTGGGCCCGTGGCGCTCGTCCCTGATCTTGCGGCTGCGCTCTGGAAAGCTAGGGGCAGGTGTAAGTATGTCGGCTTTACAGGGCCTGGTTTCATACTTCTCGCCGCTCAAGCCAATCTCAACCGGCTGCTGCAGCCGCTCCAGTGCTTCTTCCGTTATGAGCCCGTCTACCTGAGCATAGTACTCTTTCTCCACCTGCTTGCTCCGTACCTGTTCGCTCATTTTTCCATCTGTTGTCAGCAGGAGCAGACCCTCGCTGTCCTCATCCAGCCGTCCAATGGCCATCGTGCCTTCCGGAAAATCATAGATATCACGCAGCAGCTTCTTCCTTTTATGGTTAGTCACAAACTGGCTGACATACCCATAAGGCTTGTTTAAAATAAAGTGGCGGTGTGGCATGGGGTAATAGGTAATTCTGGTGATGTTGTTTGGTGGGTGAGAACAGGTCCTGCTTCAGGCCGTTTTTAAAATCGGTTATAAACCTGTCTTTACTCCTTTAAGACAGGTCCGTTGGGCCTGCAGCAATTCGGAGCGCAAGATAACTAATAAACAGGTGAACTGTAAGGCGCTTTACCTGGCTTAAAGTATACTTGCAGGTGCACCTGGGAATTTACTTTCCTCCCCATAAACGTTGCAGGCTTCCACTTCTTGCCCATGTTAAGCTTGCTCATAATTTCCTTTTGAAGTTCAGTATCGAGGCTGTCAATAGGAGTGTATGCAGGATACATGACACCATATACTTCCTTTATCTTAAAGTTTTTTACTTTCCGATGAACGGCTACAGTGCTGATTTCCCCTTTGGTGTTTATGCTGACAATAATGTTTTCGAAATGGTTATCCGGAATAGTATCATAATACTTTTTATCCACCAGTGCCAGCAGCGAATCCAGTGGAGTGATTGGTTCAGGACCTTTGTACTCCTTCAAAGTCGACAAGCGACTCGTCATGCTCTCGAAAACTATTTTATCCAAATCTATACTTTCACCCGCCTCTAAGATTTCAAGCTCCTGTTTTGGAATAGCATCCATACTAGTATAAGGCTTGGAGTTGGAGCAGTAATAGCTAAAAACAAGTTCTCCTTTGTAGTAGTTGGCACATACCAGCCACTTCTCGCCTTTGTCCATATGGAATTCGAATGAACTGGAAATCCCGGTGTAGCTGCCTTCTGCTTTTTTTGTAAATGTAAAAGTCTTCGGATTATCCTCTATGGTTTTCAAGTGCTTTTCAACTTGCAAAGTGACCTTGTAGGTTGAGGAGTCTTCCGCATATTCTTTCTTAACAACAGTACCCCAGAAAACATATTTGGATGTAAGAAACTCCAGGGCGACCAGCGGCGGATCGCAGGAGTTGGCCAGCGTGTAAAGCGGGAAAAGGAAGATAACTACGAGCAGGTACTTCATCCTGTACAATTTTACTTCGTGCCCTTGCTGATGAATTCTTTGGCCGCTTCCAAGTATAGCCTTTCGTTTTCAGCCGCGTCTTTTGTCAGGTTTTCCAGCCTGATGTCTGGTGCAATGCCTTCGCCTATTTTAGCGTACTCCTTGTTGTTGCGATCTATATAATTGCCTTCCGTTACCACAAGGTATGCTCCGTCAGATAACTCATGCTCGTTGTTGGCCGAGGTCAAGCCCTGGGTGTTTGTGCCGATCAGCTTAGTATTAGGTCTGCCGACAAAGGAAGTGGTTACAACCTCACCAGAACTTGAAGTGTTTTTGCCGATTAGGACTGCCACTGGCTTTCTTCTGCTTTTGACTTTATATGGCTTTGCTTTCATGTCGAAAACAAGCTTGTCATCTTCAAACACCTTTCCCTTTTTATAAATCCAGTAGGTGCTTTTACCATCTGCGTCTAGCCAACCCACGCTTTTGTCTTTCTCAACGAAAGGCCCTATGCCAGCCGTCATGGGTGAAGACATACCGCCATCGTTTTGACGCAGGTCTATTATCCAGCCTTCGGGCTTCTGCTTGTCCAGGTGCTTGATGGCTGCCTGTATGGAAGCAGCGTACTCCCGCTGCTCTTCGAGGTTTATGGCGGCAAAAGCCGGGATTTGAAGGTAGGCGTATTTGTTGTCGATCATTCTGAACTGGGGACTGGGAAACTCCATGCCCATGGCTCTGTAGCCCTGCTTGTAGGCTTCTATGTCTTCTGGCGGATAAAAGCCGGAATGGCGGTCCTTGAGTTGTGCTAGCGCAGCGGAAATAATGGGATAGGTGTCTCTGATAGTTCGCGCTGAGGCGGTTTTCTCCAATGCGCCTGCATAAACGCTTTCCCAATCAACAGTTTTTTTATTAACCGAGTTGGCCTTCATAATAGCAAGCGCTTCGGTGACATAAGCGGTGAGCGAGTCTGATTGGGCGTAAAGCTGATAGAAAGCTGTGGAAAAGAATGTGAGGAGTAGGAGGAATGATTTTTTCATTGCTGTACTAAGTTTGTTTTTGTGGTTGTTTACACGTGAATTAGCAGGCTTTTGCCCTGTCCATACTTCAAATATAGGCTTTCCATTGAATTGTATGGTGCTACAACGGGAAATAGTGATGTATCAGTAAGTTATACTTCTAAGCTTTCAGGTTTACAGCCCGCTGGCGTTGGCGGTAGATGTAGAGTTCGATTACAAGCCAGATGGCCACAATGCCATACTCCAGCGCCACCAGCGTAAGCGACTCCTGGTAGGTGTTGGTGCGGTAGGCGGCGTACGTAAGTATGGCCAGCCCCGTCCAGGCAACGGCAAAACGGAAATGGCTCATCACGGTAAGGGCCAGCAGGGTGGTGAGGTACCAGGGATGCACCGTAGTAGATAAAAACAGGAAAATGGCTAGTGCCGTCGCCATAAAGCCTGCCAACCGGCGCACCGAGGCAAGTTTCTTAGTAGCAGCCAGCACACAGATAGCAACGAATGTGGCCATCGAAAGCAGCGGACCAAGTATGGCAATCAGGTTATAACCCACAACCCGAAAGCCGAGCCAGCGCAGCACATA
Above is a window of Pontibacter akesuensis DNA encoding:
- a CDS encoding rhodanese-like domain-containing protein — its product is MKKHLVLLAIMWLPLLQACGQAPDKAYALMLKGLYNNTVPVVAPTDLYSILASEEKKPLLLDTRQLAEYKVSHLAGARFANYDTFEATQLKNLPKDHPIVVYCSVGYRSEQVGEKLRKAGFTNVQNLYGGIFGWVNQGYPVYDSEGKTTKVHAYSRAWGVWLKKGEKVYDK
- a CDS encoding DUF2461 domain-containing protein; this encodes MHIIQPSTLSFLSDLAEHNTREWFGEHKQRYDAARKDFICFLDELLQEVQLFEPAAHNQQGKDLVFRIYRDVRFSNDKRPYKDHFGAYITEGGRKSTLPGYYLHLAGKNQSFVAGGLWYPPADQLKAVRQELDYNLEEFKAIVEAKEFTSRFGAVQGEQLKTTPKGYDKENPAIHYLRFKSWNGIMPLSDETVLSAGFMQEVVNAFKALKPLNDFLVQPLKDMGKAE
- a CDS encoding pseudouridine synthase, yielding MPHRHFILNKPYGYVSQFVTNHKRKKLLRDIYDFPEGTMAIGRLDEDSEGLLLLTTDGKMSEQVRSKQVEKEYYAQVDGLITEEALERLQQPVEIGLSGEKYETRPCKADILTPAPSFPERSRKIRDERHGPTSWVSITVTEGKNRQVRKMTAAVGFPTLRLIRVRIGHTHLGDLAVGGVKEVDAFDLN
- a CDS encoding TIGR04282 family arsenosugar biosynthesis glycosyltransferase, producing MTSKKLLLLFVRNPELGKVKTRLAATVGDEKALEIYMKLLQHTRDVTEALPVHKRVYYADKVTANDLWPNDIYQKEVQPAGDLGHKMQAAFAEGFADGYTSIVIIGSDCLQLTQQTVEEAYQQLEKQEVVVGPARDGGYYLLGMNCLHPQLFQNKRWSTAHVFPDTLQDLEQLELSYALLPVLSDIDYAEDLNEELLR
- a CDS encoding anti-sigma factor; the encoded protein is MVNQEEYIASGILELYAAGALSPAEQQEVEQVAAASPEVRYALDEALVAMEGYARAHAVTPNPALKNRIIQQIEDQQLEREAMAAEVRPLYGEQESSPYKWMFAASITLFLLSGVLSFYFYSRWQTAENRLAQAEAQEQLLAQNFNTVSQRVAQQERLVRLLRDENYRPVKLQGVEAHPEANAIVYWNPSQQNVFIDQGQLPAPPAGRQYQLWALLDGKPIDAGMLQQDAQANLQQMKQVGAAQAFAITLEPEGGSVNPTMEQLYVLGEVQS
- a CDS encoding S41 family peptidase, with protein sequence MKKSFLLLLTFFSTAFYQLYAQSDSLTAYVTEALAIMKANSVNKKTVDWESVYAGALEKTASARTIRDTYPIISAALAQLKDRHSGFYPPEDIEAYKQGYRAMGMEFPSPQFRMIDNKYAYLQIPAFAAINLEEQREYAASIQAAIKHLDKQKPEGWIIDLRQNDGGMSSPMTAGIGPFVEKDKSVGWLDADGKSTYWIYKKGKVFEDDKLVFDMKAKPYKVKSRRKPVAVLIGKNTSSSGEVVTTSFVGRPNTKLIGTNTQGLTSANNEHELSDGAYLVVTEGNYIDRNNKEYAKIGEGIAPDIRLENLTKDAAENERLYLEAAKEFISKGTK